In Phyllopteryx taeniolatus isolate TA_2022b chromosome 5, UOR_Ptae_1.2, whole genome shotgun sequence, the DNA window GTAAGGACGACAATTGGCTTTATCCTTTGCCATATGCTGCCCATGGCGGCTCAGACGGGCCCAGTGTCGGCAGGGGCTCCTCTGTTTGGCCTGGCCCACAATCATCATGGGACTCATGCCAACCAGGGTCACGGATCTGTGTGTAtacgcgtgcatgtgtgtgttgtcgCACAAGCATGCTCAAGAGAGTCTTTAAAAGCCTGCTTTACAGGACTTGTCGTCCGGGTAACTGACATTGATGCTGTGCAGggagttttattttcatttcccgGGCCACATCAAAGAACTGGAGGGAGGTGCAGGTGCAGTCCAGAcctctcagtgtgtgtgtgtgtgtgtgtgtgcgtgtgtgtcagtaAGGAcgcatgtgttgtgtgtgtgcgcatgtgtgtagTCCTGTGCAATGCAACTGTAGTATCgtaaaaaatgaaacataagTGGAAGCTTAGACAAATTctgtttttcaattaatttctcctcagacaaaaaaaggttCAACAAGGTCAGACTGATTCTTACTTGGTTTCCTCGTCGaggcttgtaactcaatttcaTTAAGGAATTGTATTTCAGCCCTCTGAAACCATCAGAACCCATCACGATTAGGGCAAGGATTTCTCATGCTGAATGGTTCCTAAATCCGGATGAGGAGGTGCACGGATCTGCAGTTTATGGATTATCGCAATAGCTCTAAGTGTGCATCAGCTCTCTGCTTTGTTTTGAATATGCTGTTACTTCCGTTCGCAGTAAACTGTGTGTCAGTTTGTGTGACCAGGTTTACATTGCCCAATTTGAACACACTGTTCTTCTTACTTAGATTTATGGGCAGTCTCCCGGTAATGACGACATCAGCCAGAACTCATCTTTAGATCCGTCCAGCAAGGCCTCCAGCAATGTGTTTGCCAGCACTTTTTTTGGTAAGCAAAATGAGAACGACTGTAGATCTATTCTAAGCCATAAAAAGAACACTGCTGTTTTGAGATGGCCACATACTtaacaattaataaatacatacaaaatataaatagaacCCAAATAAATTAAGATCCCCATGCTTCTAAGTAGctaaaaaatgtcaacactgGCTTAATGGAGGTTGTTTATTATTTCAGTAAAACACTTATCTTACTGTTGTACCTATGTATTGTTTATAATttctatgtatttattatttataatgtgTTTTGATAGATTGTGCGAAAATGAAGTTCGATACCATAAGGTATTCCACTTACTAGTTTCAATCGGTTTAACAATTGTGAACCTGATATGAATCGTTGCATTTTACAGATATCGGTAGAACTGaccattattaattattaacgTAATGACAGACTTtgcacataaaataataatatcggATTTGTTTAAATCTGTGACTGgcaaacgttttacaccaagtaccacttaaacaaatacttggctacattttattccttaacattatatttgatattattgtcaggcactgtaacattatcaagagtttgaacattaacactgtgcttaaatatagaaaaacgTACatatgtacttaaataatgactaaatcaaaatatattgcacatcACAGTTAAATAACAATTATACCTAAattaaagattaaatacaaatgtatcatacttaaaagtgaaacttaacaaatgtactgtactggattaaaaaacaatatttaaaccACTgtcacattatgcacagtttagaATATTTAATTAgtgaccccccctcccccgtaccactagagagagcctgtgtaccacattttgagaatcactggtctaaatCACGAAATAATAACATAAGGACCATTTGCTAAATATTTCCtaaaacatttccaaaacacAGACTTTCTCAACCGGGATTTAGTCAAAAATTGCCACCCAAAAAGTTGTAATTCTTCTTACAGCACAAGTTGACAGACTAATGAAAACATTGCATTTTACCATTAAAaaatcattcactgccattgactgctttagaagtcaatgatccatgttaactggaagGGCACTGAATGACTTGAAAATCTGCACTGAGTAACTAACTAGTAATTttaattacaagaaaaacaattctgcattcaaatagcttttattttttgttttaaagtgaatgcaatccagttttttttcaaatcctcTAAATCATCTGAACATTTTCACGGATGTCATTCAGTCCGTGCAGTTGATTAGAAAGTTAATTAAGTTTGATATACAAAGAGACTGTGAAAAGTGGTAAATAATGCCGAATTCATTTGACACCCGTGCAGGCTGCTCTCGAGTTTCATGTCTGCTTGAGATACTGCTTCAATGCTACATGTAACATATCGTCATCCATTTTAGAGGGCGCAAGCAATTTGCCCGACATCTGGAATGCAGTAAACGGGCTGAACCAGAATGGCTATGAAGGTGCACTGGGAGCAACCAGCAGCCACCAAACGCAGCCGGCGAACTACAGCAGTCTGCAGCCGCACGGCCACCTGGTGAGATTTAAATCCAGGATGTAACATATTGTGTTTTATACCCCGACACTTcacttgtgtgttttgtctttttgtttaggACTATTCTCCACATTCGGTGATGGCTGCAGACACCAACAGGGCTCTCCCTCCCATGTCGACTTTTCACCGCAACAATGCATCATCACACGTCCCGTCGATAAACACAACAGACAATTCCGCAGGTGAGGCAAGAGGTCAAGATGCTCCTCCAAGGCTGCACAAAAATTGAACGCCAAATCGAAGAGTTTAAAGGCAAAAGCAGACATCTCCGTTTTATCTTTTGGGGAATTGAAGTCACTAACACCAATCTCAAGAGCTGCTTCTTTCGGCTCAGGTCCCTCAAAAGAGCGGCCCTTTCGGCTCCAATTAATTGATTACCAAATTGCGTCGAAAAAGATTGAGTAGTTTCAAAAACGTATTATATTGAATATGCATTATTTATATTGCTTTATTAATTCACATACTCAGATGGCTACATCGAACAATGCCGTGATAGGTAGTCTGCTAGTCGGCATGGGTCTATTTTAATTGTCCAAATGGCACTTGGCGGCTTTTGCATTTGCATAGATTTTCACAACTGAATGGAAGAGCACTGACTGCCTAATCCTGTTTTAAATCTTAACGTCTCCGATGGACGATTCTGCAATCAGTGTACCGACAAGAACGAGTCAGTAGTTAGCAATTGTGAAGCCagacacaaatacaaaagattgcgatatactgtatgtcctgcTAGCAGCCAGTGAACTCCTGCTGCAACATAAAATCTTGTCGTTTATACATAAACAACAAGCAACTAACTCAAAACGTGTGTTGCGTAGAGAATGGCACAAGATTATTGGACTCATATTTTAGATCCTGAGGCGGGAGGAGTCAATTAAAATGATGTAAGTCCCCCTAATAAAAGTGAAAAGGTTATGGagcatatttttgtccactttatTACTCTCACCATGTTAGATAGCAGCATGCAAAACATTAGGATTAGGTGGATGGGACTTGTATTCTGGAGCAGGGTGAAATTGAAATTCTgcgaaatgaaaaaataaatcgctctatctgtattttttttttttatctgaatgTATCTGTTTACGATACACACAcccatttaaacacattttgatgtttgttaTTCTCAGGGAACCACACAAATGTGTCAGGAGGGTCACAGACTGGCGATACGTTAGGCAAAGCCTTGGCTTCTGTAAGTATGCAGCACCGCAGTCACACTGCATCACTTCATTTGTTCTCTGTTACAATCAAACATTCAAAACAAGACTATAAAACTAAAGCGAAGGCCCCAGGGGTGCAATGCAAAGAGGAAATTGTACGTCTTTCCTGGCAGTAGCCGGCGAGTGCATATCAGCAAAGGGCTACTACTCTCGCACTTTTTATTAGCTGCTGACTAGTAATATGATCACAATTGATGAGTTAGTTTGGGTTATGAGCGAGCCTGCTCTAAAGGCAACAGCTGGAAGGCCCGGTGCAGAAATGACAAGTGCTTTTAAAATGATCCATGCCCTCGTCCCACTCATTCTCCTCCTcctactcctcctcctcttcttcttctctccctCCATGTCTGCTGCCAGATTTATTCCCCCGATCACACCAGCAGCAGCTTCCCTTCCAGCTCGTCCACGCCTGTGAGGTCCCCGTCCCCTCTGCCAAACGCCAGCGAACCCGCAGGTAAATTGTCGGGTGGCTAAAATCGGCTCCCCCTAGTGAGACCGTGTTTATTTAGCTTgccatttttccttttcaagTGATTGTGTTTTAATCTCTCTGCGCTCTGCTCGTAACAGGAACCAATATGTGGCCCCGCAGCTCGGTACAGACACCTGTGTCACCACATTATGAGTCTTCACTTATATCCATGGTAAGACCGGATTATTTTGTTGAGTCAATATCACcataaggtgcctttgagacttcCCCTGattacattcaaaaataaaaaaataaataaaaagcggAGCAATGTGTGGgacatgccaaaatcacatacatTCAATAATGAAAATGGTATAAAATAGTGCTgtcaatataaaatatttttagaattgattctTCTATCGAGTATTCTGTCGATTAATCGTACAAAAGTTCATTTtgcaattgcaattttttttcaaaatcttttCTTCAGATTATCATCTGATTGTTGTTCCTTtaatattgtttaatgattaaacaaaaccaaatgtcACATGACAGGAAGTGATGGCgtactcaccaacctttttgaaactgaggtTGCTTCAGGTTCAGTTAACTTTtaattacaggttattcataccctggccacaaataacattttttatttatttttgaaaatattaagaCTTACCATTGCActtcttttttattatgtatGACACTCATTGGACATAATGTAAAGTGTCCATtattgcctttacaaagataatgcatttttattccaCATAAACTGTCAGTATTGCTACTGTAGcagtttgtttattattatgcttTAGGATTGATTAAACAAGAATAAACGTACCGCTACTTTATCGTAAATGTAATCTATACATATGAGAATGTAGTAAATCGTACAAAAAGATAagcactgtgttacatttattCTTAATTATGTTAGCGCTTTTATACTAtgctaaactaagctaagcGAGAGTAAGCTAATTGGGGCTATGCTACCCTGCTGcaatgatagatagatagatagatagatagatagatagatagatagatagatagatagatagatagatagatagatagatagatagatagatagatagatagatagatagatagatagatagatagatagatagatagatagatagatagatagatagatagatagatagatagatagatagatagatagatagatacttttATATGATATATTGCAACTATTTGACATATTGCGCCGTTATTGGGGGTCAGTTAAAACATGATTTAACAAATATTGTTCCCCTTTCAGTCTCAGATAGAAGACAGACTGGACAGATTGGACGATGTGATCCACGTTTTAAGGAACCATGCCGTCGGTCCCATACCCGGCCTGGCCGCTGAAATCCACGGCCTGCTGAACCAGAATCTCCATGGCCGACCAAACCCCGCCGGCACGCTGCCGCTCACCTGCCACGCCCCAACTATGGTTAGACTTACCACTTAGAAGCATTTCAGTACGGAGCTGCGTGTATGCAAATGCCGTCTTGCGTTTGAGTGCGCTGTTCAGTTTCTGGACTTTTCCACTGAGCTGTTATCAGCAAAATAGGAAACAGAACACAATGGGTGAGAATGGAGAAACGTCACCCTTGTATAGGAAGTGTACTGAATGTGTGGGGTGATGGGGTTTGCCTAAGATACGGCATGTTTTTCCCGTTTAGCCAAGTGGGAGGATTTGGGGCTAGCGGGAGGGAAAGTATATACTAATCCCCTGCGGGAGAGCAGTATTACATTCTCCTACTTTGGATGTGTCGATGAGTAGTGAATCATTCCTGAAGCGAATTACTGGTGTAATAGAAAGTATATAGCAGTTTTAAGGGGAGGATTAAGATTGGGCCTGTACAGAAAGTGATCCACTCGGGAGGGTGTTGGATACAAAGAAGCAGATGTTGGTTTTGTGTCGCTTCCACAGGAGTTTAAAGCGCTGTACTGTACCATCATTTACAATCATAATTTATAGGATTCTCACGCGTCCTGTAGTGACCGAACACATATTGTAAATATCGGCCTTATCTCATCCACTTCTTTGTGTGCCACGAAGGTGGGGACTGTCACCATGAATAACAACCACTCGGCCTTCCAGGGCCGCACACAAAATGGACACCTGTACACCGCCAGACAGGTGACCACAGTGGAGCCAATGACGGGAGGATGCAGAGGTGACTCCCATTGCTGATTTTTTTAGCacaattttgttttctattGTTCGAGCAACAATCAGCCGCCCAACTGATTTCACAGTGGCTAACATTCCCTCTTCCCTTGCAGGGAGTTTGGGCATTCCGGGGAATGCGGAGCTGAAGATGGAAAGCAGCgagagggaagacatgatgcaCACCAGTCCCAGCTTTGACAGTCAAAGGTCAGATGAGGAGAGCGAACTCAAGACGCATGGAGACAACAGCACGAGGGACAGGTAGACCTTAATGCTTTTAGTTTATAACTTTATTGCCTAGTTACTTTCATGCTTAATAAtgtaggattaaaaaaaagagcactTCATTAGGTGCAGGTGAACAACCTAATACAAGAGCTCTGTGGTGGgccatgcatttggtaccttGTCCTTCAGTAGGGACTTAATAGACTTCTTAATACCGCCACCATCACATCGCAAACATAGAAAccttgaatacaatacaaaaacacaatatacagCTCACAACTGTGCCATGTTGTGTACAAAAACATATAAAACACTTAAATAGAATTTAGCATACttaccagagatgctgattataaaatgtatgaatgtgGGCTCCAGACATGTTTTGCTAGTCCAACTTGGCTTtgtctgaccaaccaatcaaagGATGGAAGAATTGCTGATTGTGGGCCAGCCAGCTGGTCAGCAGAGAACTTGAGAGAAGGCAGCGCTGACCCTGACAGCTAACCCCTGCAAGAGCTGTATCACAAATTCTACCTTTACAAAAATCACAGACAGCTTTGATTTAAACTGTCAGAGATGTAATTATttgaacaatgtttattatcgtggttatagtttgcagtggtgaagaGCTCGCCCTGCATCGTAGCGACCTATTGGAATCGTCGACTCGCTTTTTTTCACTCGAGTTGCACACCGTTGCCTCACGAGGTGCAAAGATGTATTACAGTTAAGTTCAAGAGACTTGCTAATCAATGCTTTGAGTCAGACCTGAACAAATTTCTTATTCACATCATATAcatagcaaaacaaaacatagccatgagctaaataaaaaaataatattgccGCATCAGTGACAGCAAACTGAGTAGTTGTGGTCCAGCTGATGTCATTACTCACTGTCACTCTTAGTGCTTCCCTATTTGTATCTGACGTTCCTATGATTAGCTTTTCTTTCGTACAAAAGCATGCAGCATattcaaaaaggaaaaaaaaaaacatccacgcTTATAAGATCAGTTTAACAATGCTATTTTcaacatatacatttatttctcattgttttgtttataattcACTGAAACAGAAGAATGACAAGACGCTGTGGCAAGTGGCAATCATTTATGTTCCCTTAAACAATATTTATATGTGTCACATATAGTAATACTTGGACAGCATTTGCACTTCAAAACCATTGGGACAGGTTCCTATTGGCATGACAACGCTAACTCTTTTATCAAAATCCAAATGAGGCTACAACTAAAATGATGGCTAAAGCAAGAGAATTACGATTTTTGGAAGCGTGTAAAGTTGTAGGCCTTTAAATGGAATAGAAACTCTGACTGATGTCACCGCTAATCAATGTACATGATCGGTCCTGCTTTTCATTATTTTACCATGTCGTAACGACTGCTGTGAAAAAAGATCATTGAGACGAGACGTCTtgcaaatacagaaatacaaaaaatagtGGGGTGGCATGTCCGCCTCCCAATTCAGCTCCGGCCTACCTCTGTGTGGAAtgtgcatattctccctgtgtttGCATGGATTTTATCTGGGTTCTAtacaatatgtgccctgcgattgactggcgaccagtccagggtgcaccccaaGCAGTGGCGGGCCacgcatttggtacctgggccttcactGGGGACTTACCTGACTTAATCCACTTCTTCACTTCATAACACCACTATCACGTCGCAATTATAGAACCTACCAAGACTATACGAAAATGTAAATTCAAAAAACAGCACGCAACTGTGCTGTGTGCATCATCTGGTGCAGTTGAGAATTAGTAGTTAtctatgaacacacacacacaaaaaagcatgAAAGACTTAAATCAAATACATAATACTCACCGGAGATGCTGCTAACTGAATGTATAAATGCGTGCAGATCGccacaaatgtgttttgctaTTCAAACTTGGCTTGTCTGACCCACCAATCAGAGGACTGTTGggaatagaaataaatgaatacaatttcattgAACAATGTTAGGATTTTGGTTGTAAATGCACAGTGTAGTGGCCAGTAGAGGGCAGTATAATCCACTTTAAATCCCATCTCCTCCCTTGACTCTTTTACGTCAATAAACTTGCCATTCACCTTCCTCTCCCATCTTGTCCAATGTTGAAGTATCCACGAGGATGAAGATCTGAGTCCAGAGCAGAAGGCTGAGCGTGAGCGCGAGAGGAGGATGGCCAACAACGCGCGGGAGCGTCTGCGTGTGCGTGACATCAACGAGGCCTTCAAGGAGCTGGGCCACATGTGTCAGCTGCACCTGAAGAGCGAGAAGCCGCAGACCAAGTTGCTGGTGCTGCACCAGGCTGTGGCCGTCATCCTCAGCCTGGAACAGCAAGTCAGAGGTGAGCGCCATACGCAGATGAGCGATAACACTCATTGAGCGCGATGTTTATACTCAACCAAACCACTGCTCGTCTCTCAGAGAGGAACCTCAACCCGAAAGCGGCGTGTCTGAGGAGGAGAGAGGAAGAGAAGGTGTCTGCTGTCATGTCAGATGCACAGTCCATGCATGTCGCATTTCATCCAGGTCTGACTGACCCTGCAAACCCAATGGTCCATCTCTGAGGCTCCAAGTAGTCAAACACCCGATTATCAATGTGGACTTTATGCTTCCAAAAAGGACCTTCatgatccttttttttattaacatttggTTGTTGACACAGTGTTCGAGGTGCACTAAATTGTCTGTGggagaatatacagtacactccTCACAAAAAGTGTGGGATAATTGGGCCTTTGGATTACATTTTAGGATaatctaaaatgcactatacatTTTATAGGtcaacttcatttgaccttctctaaactttcaAGTTCAACTTTCCGTTCAATATTTCAGTGCTTTTTGTATAACTTGCTGTTCTTTTACATGGAGCTAAACAGCGAAAGTCACTGTTTGAGCCTTGAgtcgaccaatacatttcctggttcggTTAGAATTGAAACAGTcctttttataatatataataagtaAACGCTGTGTCTCTGTCTCTAGCAAAATTAGAAGCAGAGACTCTGAAGTGTTGACACAGTTGAACAATCATTCCCTCGCTTCTCCAGCACACTTCTTACTTTGTGCCTAAAACTACACAGTACTTCTAACAGACAAATGCATTGTACCTTGCAGATGTTTTGTACACTTCTTTGGAAATATTTATTATGAAACACGGTTGTggagtggtgtcatctgcaagtTTGGCAGACAATTTAACAGTGCATCGCTATCTCTCGCAGTCGCAGACATGACATTTCCACGTGTGCTCAGACAGCAGATGTATTAGTCGTGTGGTATCGTGAGTGTGCaaggtgctgtgtgtgtgtgtgtgtgtgtgtctgtgtgcgactgtgtgtgtgtgtgtgtgtgtgtgtgtgtgtgtgtttcaggagTTGGAC includes these proteins:
- the LOC133478555 gene encoding transcription factor 12-like codes for the protein MYCAHPVSGAGSKSLMYCYNMKPIYGQSPGNDDISQNSSLDPSSKASSNVFASTFFEGASNLPDIWNAVNGLNQNGYEGALGATSSHQTQPANYSSLQPHGHLDYSPHSVMAADTNRALPPMSTFHRNNASSHVPSINTTDNSAGNHTNVSGGSQTGDTLGKALASIYSPDHTSSSFPSSSSTPVRSPSPLPNASEPAGTNMWPRSSVQTPVSPHYESSLISMSQIEDRLDRLDDVIHVLRNHAVGPIPGLAAEIHGLLNQNLHGRPNPAGTLPLTCHAPTMVGTVTMNNNHSAFQGRTQNGHLYTARQVTTVEPMTGGCRGSLGIPGNAELKMESSEREDMMHTSPSFDSQRSDEESELKTHGDNSTRDSIHEDEDLSPEQKAERERERRMANNARERLRVRDINEAFKELGHMCQLHLKSEKPQTKLLVLHQAVAVILSLEQQVRERNLNPKAACLRRREEEKVSAVMSDAQSMHVAFHPGLTDPANPMVHL